From the Chiroxiphia lanceolata isolate bChiLan1 chromosome 13, bChiLan1.pri, whole genome shotgun sequence genome, one window contains:
- the LOC116793304 gene encoding borealin-2-like isoform X2 — translation MVAMPLRKPPGKRQSSDSGVEPDRGALPQERDQRPGLSQEKKDQRIALFLSDFDQQAKEHVQEMKKELDALLQTAEKAFAVELLTMPAAIRKMKRKDLLNLQGGEEVALAAAVTDCSLEDIPNPKLVRTNSKKVKVTTIVEYEDAKHSSAKKVTKKVSKTKSLVSLASGLNGKLNPLSSATNLRATPKVSNSAGLQQTVSRTLPTPGRVQGMLKRSKSVPQNKPVPFVNIPLADGQTLCTAGGDLRNIDVQLLNQDTVQHIHNLVSELTVLCGKATAKPS, via the exons ATGGTCGCCATGCCCCTGAGGAAGCCCCCGGGCAAGCGGCAGAGCTCGGACTCGGGCGTGGAGCCGGACCGCGGGGCGCTGCCCCAGGAGCGGGACCAGCGCCCCGGGCTGTCCCAGGAGAAGAAGGATCAGCGCATCGCGCTCTTCCTCAGCGACTTCGACCAGCAGG ccAAGGAGCACGTCCAGGAGATGAAGAAGGAGCTCGATGCGCTGTTGCAAACAGCTGAGAAGGCGTTTGCAGTGGAGCTGCTGACGATGCCGGCTGCcatcaggaaaatgaaaaggaaagacttGCTCA ATTTGCAAGGAGGGGAGGAAGTGGctcttgctgctgcagtg ACTGACTGCTCTCTAGAAGACATACCCAATCCAAAACTGGTGAGGACCAACAGCAAAAAAG TTAAGGTAACTACAATTGTCGAATATGAAGATGCCAAGCACAGTTCTGCAAAGAAAGTAACTAAAAAA GTTTCCAAAACCAAGTCGTTGGTTTCATTGGCCTCTGGTTTAAATGGCAAACTGAACCCTCTTTCTAG TGCCACAAATCTCAGAGCCACTCCAAAGGTATCCAACAG TGCTGGATTACAACAGACTGTCTCAAGAACTTTACCTAcccctggaagagttcaaggcatgttaaaaagaagtaaatcaGTACCCCAAAATAAACCAGTTCCATTCGTAAACATTCCTCTGGCTGATGGACag ACACTCTGTACAGCTGGTGGAGACCTCCGTAATATTGATGTGCAACTACTAAATCAGGATACAGTACAGCACATTCATAACTTGGTG aGTGAGCTGACTGTACTCTGTGGAAAGGCAACAGCTAAACCAAGTTAA
- the LOC116793304 gene encoding borealin-2-like isoform X1, with product MVAMPLRKPPGKRQSSDSGVEPDRGALPQERDQRPGLSQEKKDQRIALFLSDFDQQAKEHVQEMKKELDALLQTAEKAFAVELLTMPAAIRKMKRKDLLITDLQGGEEVALAAAVTDCSLEDIPNPKLVRTNSKKVKVTTIVEYEDAKHSSAKKVTKKVSKTKSLVSLASGLNGKLNPLSSATNLRATPKVSNSAGLQQTVSRTLPTPGRVQGMLKRSKSVPQNKPVPFVNIPLADGQTLCTAGGDLRNIDVQLLNQDTVQHIHNLVSELTVLCGKATAKPS from the exons ATGGTCGCCATGCCCCTGAGGAAGCCCCCGGGCAAGCGGCAGAGCTCGGACTCGGGCGTGGAGCCGGACCGCGGGGCGCTGCCCCAGGAGCGGGACCAGCGCCCCGGGCTGTCCCAGGAGAAGAAGGATCAGCGCATCGCGCTCTTCCTCAGCGACTTCGACCAGCAGG ccAAGGAGCACGTCCAGGAGATGAAGAAGGAGCTCGATGCGCTGTTGCAAACAGCTGAGAAGGCGTTTGCAGTGGAGCTGCTGACGATGCCGGCTGCcatcaggaaaatgaaaaggaaagacttGCTCA TTACAGATTTGCAAGGAGGGGAGGAAGTGGctcttgctgctgcagtg ACTGACTGCTCTCTAGAAGACATACCCAATCCAAAACTGGTGAGGACCAACAGCAAAAAAG TTAAGGTAACTACAATTGTCGAATATGAAGATGCCAAGCACAGTTCTGCAAAGAAAGTAACTAAAAAA GTTTCCAAAACCAAGTCGTTGGTTTCATTGGCCTCTGGTTTAAATGGCAAACTGAACCCTCTTTCTAG TGCCACAAATCTCAGAGCCACTCCAAAGGTATCCAACAG TGCTGGATTACAACAGACTGTCTCAAGAACTTTACCTAcccctggaagagttcaaggcatgttaaaaagaagtaaatcaGTACCCCAAAATAAACCAGTTCCATTCGTAAACATTCCTCTGGCTGATGGACag ACACTCTGTACAGCTGGTGGAGACCTCCGTAATATTGATGTGCAACTACTAAATCAGGATACAGTACAGCACATTCATAACTTGGTG aGTGAGCTGACTGTACTCTGTGGAAAGGCAACAGCTAAACCAAGTTAA
- the DNAJA2 gene encoding dnaJ homolog subfamily A member 2 has product MANVADTKLYDILGVPPGASDNELKKAYRKLAKEYHPDKNPNAGDKFKEISFAYEVLSNPEKRELYDRYGEQGLREGSGSSGMDDIFSHIFGGGLFNFMGGQSRSRNGRRRGEDMMHPLKVSLEDLYNGKTTKLQLSKNVLCSACNGQGGKAGSVQKCNACRGRGVRIMIRQLAPGMVQQMQSVCSDCNGEGEVINEKDRCKKCEGKKVIKEVKILEVHVDKGMKHGQRITFSGEADQAPGVEPGDIVLLLQEKENEVFQRDVNDLHMTHKIGLVEALCGFQFTFKHLDGRQIVVKYPPGKVIEPGCVRVVRGEGMPQYRNPFEKGDLYIKFDVQFPENNWISPEKLSELEDLLPARPEFPNVIGDAEEVDLQEFDTTRGSGGGQRREAYNDSSDEESSHHGPGVQCAHQ; this is encoded by the exons ATGGCCAACGTGGCCGACACCAAGCTCTACGACATCCTGGGGGTGCCGCCCGGCGCCTCCGACAACGAGCTCAAGAAG GCATACAGAAAGCTGGCTAAGGAATACCATCCTGATAAGAATCCAAATGCAGGCGACAAA TTCAAAGAAATAAGCTTTGCCTATGAAGTATTGTCAAATCCGGAGAAACGTGAGTTATATGATAGATATGGAGAGCAGGGTCTCCGAGAAGGGAGTGGAAGCAGTGGAATGGACGATATTTTCTCCCATATCTTTGGTGGTGGATTGTTCAATTTCATGGGTGGTCAGAGTAGAAGTCGTAATGGtagaagaagaggagaagataTGATGCATCCACTCAA AGTCTCTTTAGAAGATCTGTATAATGGAAAGACAACTAAACTACAACTTAGCAAGAATGTCCTTTGTAGTGCATGTAATGG gcagggagggaaggctgGATCTGTTCAGAAGTGTAACGCGTGCCGGGGCAGAGGTGTCCGTATCATGATCCGACAGCTCGCCCCCGGGATGGTTCAGCAGATGCAGTCTGTGTGCTCTGACTGCAATGGAGAAG GTGAagtaattaatgaaaaagaCCGCTGtaaaaaatgtgaaggaaaGAAGGTGATCAAGGAGGTAAAAATACTTGAAGTCCATGTAGACAAAGGCATGAAACATGGACAAAGAATTACATTCAGTGGAGAAGCAGATCAGGCTCCAGGTGTGGAACCAGGCGATATTGTCCTTTTGCTCCAAGAAAAGGAGAATGAG gtgtTCCAGCGAGATGTGAATGATTTGCATATGACACACAAGATTGGACTTGTTGAAGCACTGTGTGGGTTTCAGTTCACATTTAAGCACCTTGATGGACGTCAAATTGTGGTTAAATATCCTCCTGGAAAAGTAATTGAACCAG GTTGTGTCCGTGTAGTCAGAGGTGAAGGAATGCCACAGTATCGCAATCCTTTTGAGAAAGGGGATCTTTACATTAAATTTGACGTTCAGTTTCCTGAAAATAACTGGATTAGCCCAGAAAAGCTTTCA GAACTTGAAGATCTTCTGCCAGCTAGACCAGAATTTCCAAATGTAATTGGTGATGCAGAAGAGGTAGATCTTCAGGAATTTGATACCACTCGTGGTTCAGGTGGTGGCCAGAGACGTGAAGCTTATAATGATAGTTCTGACGAAGAAAGCAGCCATCATGGACCTGGGGTACAGTGTGCCCATCAGTAA